One genomic window of Paenibacillus xylanilyticus includes the following:
- a CDS encoding GNAT family N-acetyltransferase, whose translation MALTLYDTPKGISLRLLTTDDTQAYLDLIQVTRVPYQAVEPLRDDEFYTLDAQTRRIQDRLKAAEEGTGYQFGIYTIKDDLLIGQISLNNVSYGVANYADMGYFIHPDYQGGGRMTAAVKLAVAYAFRALKLNRVQAAILPTNAGSQRVLEKNGFQAEGIARKYLKINGSYQDHRIYAVLAEDLSESLQ comes from the coding sequence ATGGCATTAACACTGTATGATACCCCCAAAGGAATTAGCCTCCGGTTACTTACCACCGACGATACACAAGCTTATCTAGATCTGATCCAGGTTACTCGCGTTCCCTACCAAGCTGTAGAGCCTCTTCGAGATGATGAGTTCTACACACTGGATGCTCAAACAAGGCGGATTCAGGACCGTCTAAAAGCGGCTGAAGAAGGTACTGGTTATCAGTTTGGCATCTACACCATCAAGGACGACCTGCTCATTGGGCAAATCAGCCTGAATAACGTCTCCTATGGCGTTGCCAATTATGCCGATATGGGTTACTTTATCCATCCAGACTATCAGGGTGGTGGACGTATGACAGCAGCTGTTAAACTGGCTGTTGCCTATGCCTTCCGCGCCTTGAAGTTGAATCGTGTTCAGGCGGCAATCCTACCCACTAATGCCGGCTCCCAGCGTGTACTGGAGAAGAACGGCTTTCAGGCAGAAGGCATTGCCCGTAAATATCTGAAGATCAACGGAAGCTATCAGGATCACCGAATTTATGCCGTTCTTGCTGAAGATTTATCGGAATCCCTGCAATAA
- the tadA gene encoding tRNA adenosine(34) deaminase TadA, which translates to MNEHPIPVDLSHLTEEQQHEFWMREAIAEALKAEALGEVPIGAVIVQHNQIVGRGYNLRETTLDSTAHAEMVAIRQASETIGAWRLLDCSLYVTLEPCPMCAGAIVQSRVPRVVYGTADPKAGCAGTLMNLLQEPRFNHRTEVIPDVLQPECSTMLTQFFRRLRKK; encoded by the coding sequence ATGAACGAACACCCAATCCCGGTTGATCTTTCGCATCTTACGGAGGAACAGCAGCACGAATTCTGGATGCGTGAAGCCATTGCTGAGGCGCTAAAAGCCGAGGCACTTGGGGAAGTCCCTATCGGAGCTGTCATTGTGCAGCATAATCAGATTGTCGGACGAGGATATAATTTGCGTGAGACCACTCTTGATTCCACTGCACATGCGGAGATGGTCGCTATTCGTCAGGCAAGCGAAACGATCGGAGCCTGGCGCCTGCTTGATTGCAGCTTGTATGTGACACTGGAACCTTGCCCTATGTGCGCAGGTGCCATTGTACAGTCCAGAGTGCCCCGCGTTGTATATGGCACCGCTGACCCCAAAGCCGGATGTGCAGGAACCTTGATGAACTTGCTGCAGGAGCCACGGTTCAATCATCGTACCGAGGTGATTCCAGATGTCCTTCAACCCGAATGCTCTACAATGCTGACCCAATTTTTCCGTCGGTTACGCAAGAAGTAA